A genomic window from Arthrobacter globiformis includes:
- a CDS encoding GAF and ANTAR domain-containing protein — translation MTEANEVTAVLQLQDILIGADNVDGFLDGLAGFAASTLSGLAGTGIECAITLKRRRHTATVAGSSPRAIELDHIEQRVGDGPCIRALRTMAPELLNDVHTDDRWPDYQKRLVENGVYSTLGVPLDIGDDARAALNFFGPTPGLFTPELFGKAVEFGDIASRTLHLSVRIGAAQARAQNLEAAMQSRTAIDIACGVIMAQNRCSQQEAMDILAKVSSNRNQKLRDVAVELVGRLSGSGVETHFE, via the coding sequence ATGACGGAAGCGAATGAAGTTACCGCTGTACTTCAGCTGCAGGACATCCTGATTGGCGCCGACAACGTTGACGGTTTCCTCGACGGTCTGGCTGGATTTGCTGCATCTACCCTCAGCGGCCTGGCCGGGACGGGCATTGAATGCGCGATCACCTTGAAGCGGCGCAGGCACACTGCCACCGTGGCCGGCAGCAGTCCGCGCGCAATAGAACTGGACCACATCGAGCAGCGCGTCGGGGACGGCCCCTGCATCCGGGCGCTTCGGACCATGGCTCCTGAGTTACTCAACGATGTCCATACGGATGACCGTTGGCCTGACTACCAGAAGCGGCTCGTCGAGAACGGCGTGTACAGCACACTGGGCGTTCCTTTGGACATCGGGGACGATGCCAGGGCGGCCCTGAATTTCTTCGGTCCCACACCCGGCCTTTTCACGCCTGAGCTCTTCGGTAAGGCGGTCGAGTTCGGCGACATCGCCAGCCGCACTCTGCACCTGTCAGTCCGGATCGGGGCCGCCCAGGCCCGTGCGCAGAACCTGGAGGCCGCCATGCAGAGCCGGACCGCTATCGACATCGCCTGCGGGGTGATCATGGCGCAGAACAGGTGCTCCCAGCAGGAAGCCATGGATATCCTCGCCAAGGTCTCGAGCAACCGGAATCAGAAACTGCGCGACGTGGCCGTGGAACTGGTGGGTAGGCTCTCGGGCTCAGGTGTGGAGACGCACTTCGAGTAG
- a CDS encoding transglycosylase domain-containing protein, whose translation MVRKSLASRSQSAFARLLGFVVLSCVCGALVAGYFVPQIAAAGAAMSGSLNFYNGLPSDLAVRPPAQTTRILTSDGKLIASFYEENRVRVPLKQMSPYIKDAVVAIEDSRFYEHSGVDPVGVLRALVSNVSGGDRQGASTLTQQYVTNVANEAKVTSGREDEVVLSGEKTIGDKVREMKLAIELEKKFTKDQILEGYLNIVFFNRGAYGIEAAAQHFYSVPASKLSLPQAAMLAGLVNSPSLYDPVTNPENSLKRRNLVLDAMLAQDKITKKQHDIAAAAGVGLKIRSSKQGCAAATIAPYFCDYVSHLILNNRAYGADAEAREQKLFRGGLTITTTLDSRLQAAAQAQVNSTAGANPGKWGASLLTIQPGTGKILAMAQNTVFLPQPGKFDTQLNFNVDAKDANGNDLNGAGGFQPGSTMKPFTFAEWLHQGRKITEEVDASRREYPLGFRWRDSCAKVVGGYSSKQRAAGLEAADDLQNASAGYYRRMPANYGLYNSINTATFAEVAQLDICGIQKMVDTLGLHSGLDGSGINMHQLGNVLGGTAVSPLNLATAFGTFAADGRYCAPIAIQRVADFNGRALASQKPACRTAVEPNIARGVNSVLQDVLKKGSGVYINPKVQSKVPVAAKTGTNNSNGATWVLGYTSGLTTASFFGDALNGQKRPGRNITINGKHYDRIDGYMIAGPQWANYMLKVAKMYPAKPFPKPPASMIGKGGK comes from the coding sequence ATGGTACGCAAAAGCTTGGCATCGCGATCGCAATCGGCCTTCGCAAGGCTGCTCGGGTTCGTGGTGCTTAGTTGCGTCTGTGGCGCCTTGGTTGCTGGCTACTTCGTTCCGCAGATTGCCGCTGCCGGCGCCGCGATGAGCGGCTCGCTCAACTTCTATAACGGGCTCCCGTCCGACCTGGCGGTGCGGCCCCCGGCGCAAACCACAAGGATCCTGACCTCGGACGGAAAGCTGATCGCCTCGTTCTACGAGGAAAACCGGGTCCGGGTTCCACTGAAGCAGATGTCGCCGTACATCAAGGACGCCGTGGTAGCGATCGAGGACAGCCGGTTCTATGAGCACAGCGGCGTCGACCCGGTGGGCGTCCTCAGGGCGCTGGTGAGCAACGTCTCCGGCGGGGACCGGCAAGGTGCGTCGACACTAACCCAGCAGTACGTCACCAACGTGGCCAACGAAGCCAAAGTAACCTCCGGTCGCGAGGATGAGGTGGTCCTCAGCGGGGAGAAGACCATTGGCGACAAAGTCCGGGAAATGAAGCTCGCCATCGAGCTGGAGAAGAAATTTACTAAGGACCAGATCCTCGAGGGCTACCTCAACATCGTGTTCTTCAATCGCGGCGCCTATGGCATCGAGGCTGCCGCGCAGCACTTCTACAGCGTTCCGGCCAGCAAGCTCAGCCTCCCCCAAGCCGCAATGCTGGCAGGGCTCGTCAACAGCCCCAGCCTCTACGACCCCGTGACCAACCCGGAGAACTCGCTTAAGCGGCGCAACCTGGTCCTGGACGCCATGCTGGCGCAAGACAAGATCACCAAGAAACAGCATGACATTGCCGCCGCCGCCGGCGTGGGCTTGAAAATCCGTAGCTCGAAGCAAGGCTGCGCCGCAGCCACCATCGCCCCCTATTTCTGCGACTACGTATCCCATCTGATCCTCAACAACCGGGCTTACGGGGCTGATGCGGAAGCCCGGGAGCAGAAGCTGTTCCGCGGCGGGCTAACGATCACCACAACGCTGGACAGCCGGCTTCAGGCGGCGGCCCAGGCCCAGGTAAACTCCACCGCCGGCGCCAACCCCGGCAAGTGGGGAGCTTCCCTGCTGACGATCCAGCCGGGAACAGGCAAGATCCTGGCAATGGCCCAGAACACGGTGTTCCTCCCCCAACCAGGCAAGTTCGATACCCAGCTGAACTTCAATGTGGACGCCAAGGACGCCAACGGAAATGACCTCAACGGTGCAGGCGGGTTCCAGCCGGGGTCCACCATGAAGCCGTTCACATTCGCCGAGTGGCTGCACCAGGGACGCAAGATCACCGAGGAGGTGGACGCCTCACGGCGGGAGTACCCACTGGGTTTCCGCTGGCGGGATTCGTGCGCCAAGGTGGTTGGCGGTTACAGCAGCAAGCAGCGCGCCGCCGGCCTTGAAGCTGCGGACGATCTGCAGAACGCGTCGGCGGGTTACTATCGCAGGATGCCCGCCAACTATGGGCTATATAACTCCATCAACACGGCCACCTTTGCCGAGGTCGCGCAGCTGGACATCTGCGGCATCCAAAAGATGGTGGACACCCTGGGCCTGCACAGCGGGCTGGACGGGTCCGGCATCAACATGCACCAGCTGGGCAACGTGCTCGGCGGCACCGCCGTGTCACCGCTCAACCTGGCCACCGCCTTCGGCACCTTCGCCGCCGATGGCCGCTACTGCGCGCCGATCGCCATCCAGCGCGTGGCCGACTTCAACGGACGGGCACTGGCCAGCCAGAAGCCGGCGTGCCGGACTGCCGTGGAGCCGAACATTGCCCGCGGCGTGAACTCGGTACTACAGGACGTGCTCAAGAAGGGTTCAGGGGTCTACATCAACCCCAAAGTCCAGAGCAAGGTCCCCGTGGCGGCCAAGACCGGCACCAACAACAGCAACGGCGCCACCTGGGTACTGGGCTACACCAGCGGCCTTACCACCGCCTCCTTCTTCGGGGACGCCCTGAACGGCCAGAAACGGCCGGGCAGGAACATCACCATCAACGGCAAGCACTACGATCGGATTGACGGCTACATGATCGCGGGACCGCAGTGGGCCAACTACATGCTCAAGGTAGCCAAAATGTATCCGGCGAAACCGTTCCCCAAGCCCCCGGCGTCCATGATCGGGAAAGGCGGCAAATAG
- a CDS encoding 6-phosphofructokinase: MKIGILTSGGDCPGLNAVIRGAVLKGIAIHGHEFVGFRDGWRGVVEGDTIELPRTMVRGIAKQGGTILGTSRTNPFANGGGPDIIKAHMDRLGIDAIIAIGGEGTLAAAKRLTDAGLKIVGVPKTVDNDLDATDYTFGFDTAVQIATEAIDRLRTTGESHRRCMIAEVMGRHVGWIALHSGMAAGAHAILIPEQKVSIEQIAQWVKEAHARGRAPLVVVAEGFMPEHMESPHSERGLDTFGRPRLGGIADQLAPELEARTGIETRATILGHIQRGGVPSAFDRVLATRLGMAAIHLVVEGLWGTMVAQRGTDIEHVGFQDALGRLKTVPQKRYDEAAVLFG; encoded by the coding sequence ATGAAAATTGGAATCCTCACCAGCGGTGGCGACTGCCCCGGACTGAATGCGGTTATCCGCGGCGCCGTCCTCAAGGGCATTGCCATCCACGGCCACGAGTTCGTCGGATTCCGCGACGGCTGGCGCGGCGTGGTGGAGGGCGACACCATCGAGCTCCCCCGAACCATGGTCCGGGGTATCGCCAAGCAGGGCGGCACCATCCTGGGCACGTCCCGGACCAACCCGTTTGCGAACGGCGGCGGCCCCGACATCATCAAGGCCCACATGGACCGGCTGGGCATCGACGCCATCATCGCGATCGGCGGTGAAGGAACACTCGCGGCCGCCAAGCGCCTGACGGATGCAGGGCTGAAGATCGTGGGTGTTCCCAAGACCGTGGACAATGACCTTGACGCCACCGATTACACCTTTGGATTCGACACCGCGGTCCAGATCGCCACTGAAGCCATCGACAGGCTGCGGACCACCGGCGAGTCCCATCGCCGGTGCATGATCGCCGAAGTGATGGGCCGGCACGTCGGCTGGATCGCGCTGCACTCCGGCATGGCTGCAGGCGCCCACGCCATCCTCATCCCGGAACAGAAGGTCAGCATCGAGCAGATCGCCCAGTGGGTGAAGGAAGCCCACGCCCGCGGGCGGGCACCGCTCGTGGTCGTGGCCGAAGGCTTTATGCCGGAGCACATGGAGAGCCCGCACTCCGAGCGCGGCCTGGACACCTTCGGCCGTCCGCGCCTGGGCGGCATCGCTGACCAGCTGGCACCGGAACTGGAAGCCCGGACCGGCATTGAAACCCGCGCCACCATCCTGGGCCATATCCAGCGCGGGGGCGTCCCGTCAGCCTTTGACCGCGTTCTTGCCACCCGGCTGGGCATGGCTGCCATCCATTTGGTGGTGGAGGGCCTCTGGGGCACCATGGTGGCCCAGAGGGGAACGGACATTGAACATGTGGGCTTCCAGGACGCTCTGGGCCGGCTGAAGACGGTTCCGCAGAAGCGCTACGATGAAGCTGCGGTGCTGTTCGGCTGA
- a CDS encoding SDR family NAD(P)-dependent oxidoreductase: MTGARHAIVTGCSSGIGRAIAERLLADGWAVTGLSRSETSLGPRFRWLHADLSDPASVAETAAGFDPADALVHAAGYQRTALLGELDPEALAGMFAVHVGAASALANEVVPRMPDGGRVLLIGSRTSTGAAGKSQYAATKAALMGMGRTWAQELAPRGITVNVLSPGPTDTPMLADPGRAATPPMLPALGQLVDPEDVAALAGFLLGPHGKSITGQNYVICGGASL, from the coding sequence GTGACCGGCGCCCGCCACGCGATTGTCACGGGCTGCAGCTCCGGCATCGGCAGGGCGATCGCCGAACGGCTGCTGGCCGACGGCTGGGCCGTCACCGGGCTGAGCCGCAGCGAGACATCGCTGGGGCCAAGATTCCGGTGGCTGCACGCGGACCTGTCCGACCCAGCATCGGTGGCGGAAACCGCGGCGGGATTTGACCCCGCGGACGCGCTGGTGCACGCCGCCGGATACCAGCGCACTGCGCTGCTGGGCGAGCTGGACCCGGAGGCGCTCGCCGGCATGTTCGCCGTGCACGTCGGGGCCGCCAGTGCGCTGGCCAACGAGGTAGTGCCGCGTATGCCCGACGGCGGCCGGGTGCTGCTGATCGGCAGCCGGACCTCCACGGGCGCGGCCGGCAAGAGCCAGTACGCTGCCACGAAGGCGGCGCTGATGGGCATGGGCAGGACGTGGGCGCAGGAGCTTGCCCCGCGCGGCATCACAGTTAATGTGCTGTCGCCGGGGCCCACGGACACGCCCATGCTGGCTGACCCCGGGCGGGCGGCCACACCGCCCATGCTGCCGGCCCTCGGCCAGCTCGTGGATCCCGAGGACGTTGCGGCGCTCGCCGGTTTCCTGCTCGGGCCGCACGGAAAGTCCATCACGGGTCAGAACTACGTGATTTGCGGCGGCGCCTCCCTGTGA
- a CDS encoding DUF5134 domain-containing protein yields the protein MFNIPALTWTLTAVLLAGGSYHLWQAARSHHLTDRVNNTLHALMNALMAAMLWNLAPSTTLAQIGLLAAAALWFIIQAVARPEFKLLCAGTQGRLKCAYHALTMAAAALMIAMMTHPATGPATAHGTAPADHTSMPAAHHTMTTTPHPTATAATPLDHPPGILLTLLFATAALTFLTLLARRTTTTHHHNTTPRPTRTEHALEALGATTMALMFATMTA from the coding sequence GTGTTCAACATCCCCGCACTTACCTGGACCCTCACCGCCGTCCTGCTCGCCGGCGGAAGCTACCACCTCTGGCAGGCCGCACGGTCACACCACCTCACCGACCGGGTCAACAACACCCTCCACGCCCTCATGAACGCCCTGATGGCCGCCATGCTCTGGAACCTCGCACCCTCCACCACACTCGCCCAGATCGGCCTCCTCGCCGCCGCGGCCCTGTGGTTCATCATCCAGGCCGTCGCCCGGCCCGAATTCAAACTCCTCTGCGCCGGCACCCAGGGCCGCCTCAAATGCGCCTACCACGCCCTCACCATGGCCGCCGCAGCCCTCATGATCGCCATGATGACCCACCCCGCCACCGGCCCCGCCACCGCTCACGGCACCGCCCCGGCAGACCATACGTCCATGCCCGCCGCCCACCACACCATGACCACCACACCCCACCCCACCGCAACAGCGGCAACACCACTGGACCACCCACCCGGCATCCTGCTGACACTGCTCTTCGCAACCGCAGCCCTGACCTTCCTCACCCTCCTCGCCCGCCGGACCACAACCACCCACCACCACAACACCACCCCACGCCCCACCCGCACCGAACACGCCCTCGAAGCCCTCGGCGCCACCACCATGGCCCTCATGTTCGCCACCATGACCGCATAA
- a CDS encoding histidine phosphatase family protein: protein MEGMTLTTFALIRHGQTDWNAQRRLQGSSDIPLNDVGRGQAREAVGVLSGQAWDTIVSSPLSRAAETAELIAAGLGLTVARHVPELTERSFGSAEGLQAGPELEALRIPGGFRGAESDDEAACRGLAALEALAEEFSGRRVLVVAHGTLLRLTLSRAIGSTLQSIDNAVLNLAHHHAVDGWQLEYFNGERVVEAAHS, encoded by the coding sequence ATGGAAGGCATGACGCTCACGACTTTCGCCCTCATCCGCCATGGCCAGACAGACTGGAACGCGCAGCGTCGGCTGCAGGGATCCAGCGATATTCCGCTGAACGACGTCGGCCGCGGCCAGGCGCGTGAGGCCGTCGGCGTGCTGTCCGGGCAGGCGTGGGACACGATCGTATCCTCGCCGTTGAGCCGCGCTGCTGAAACCGCCGAACTGATCGCCGCCGGCCTGGGGCTCACAGTGGCACGGCACGTGCCGGAGCTTACGGAGCGCAGCTTCGGATCCGCCGAGGGCCTGCAGGCCGGCCCGGAACTGGAGGCATTGCGCATCCCCGGCGGTTTCCGTGGCGCCGAGAGCGACGACGAAGCTGCCTGCCGGGGCCTGGCCGCCTTGGAGGCACTGGCCGAGGAGTTCAGCGGCCGCCGCGTTTTGGTTGTCGCGCACGGAACGCTCCTTCGCCTGACCCTCAGCCGTGCCATCGGCAGCACCCTGCAGAGCATCGACAATGCCGTGCTCAACCTAGCCCACCACCACGCCGTCGACGGCTGGCAGCTCGAATACTTCAACGGCGAACGGGTAGTGGAGGCCGCCCACAGCTGA
- a CDS encoding DeoR/GlpR family DNA-binding transcription regulator — MTTAKARREEIYHLAVTTGLASVEELSRHFRVTASTIRRDLAHMNEEGKLTRTYGGAVALGAHPEPSLRQRTGEAYEQKHAIAAWAAAEVKDGENILLDGGSTVGALGHALRGRENLSVTTPGINTLQELTDSPGIQVDCLGGRLRGVSQTFVGPLAEAALERMSFDRVFLGADAVTADDGLCEADHAQTRLKELMARRGDAVYVLADSSKLGKRPFHAWAKLALPWILVTDSGADPGQVALFREAGVHVQLVQVQAGQQASA, encoded by the coding sequence ATGACCACCGCCAAAGCCAGGCGCGAAGAGATCTACCACCTCGCCGTCACCACAGGGCTGGCGTCTGTGGAGGAACTGTCGCGGCATTTCCGCGTGACCGCCTCCACCATCCGGCGGGACCTGGCCCACATGAACGAGGAGGGGAAGCTGACGCGGACGTACGGCGGGGCCGTGGCGCTGGGCGCGCACCCTGAACCGTCCCTGCGGCAGCGGACCGGCGAGGCGTACGAGCAGAAGCACGCCATCGCGGCCTGGGCTGCCGCGGAGGTGAAGGACGGCGAGAACATCCTGCTCGACGGCGGCTCCACCGTCGGTGCACTGGGGCACGCCCTGCGCGGGAGGGAAAACCTGTCCGTCACGACGCCGGGAATCAACACACTGCAGGAGCTCACTGACTCGCCGGGGATCCAGGTGGACTGCCTTGGCGGCCGGCTGCGCGGCGTGAGCCAGACGTTCGTTGGTCCCCTTGCCGAGGCGGCCCTGGAGCGCATGAGCTTCGACCGCGTGTTCCTGGGCGCCGACGCCGTCACCGCCGATGACGGGCTGTGCGAGGCGGACCACGCGCAGACCAGGCTCAAGGAACTCATGGCGCGGCGCGGCGATGCGGTCTATGTCCTTGCCGACTCCAGCAAGCTGGGGAAGCGTCCGTTCCACGCGTGGGCGAAACTCGCCCTGCCGTGGATCCTGGTAACGGACTCCGGGGCAGACCCGGGCCAGGTGGCGCTGTTCAGGGAAGCCGGCGTGCACGTACAACTGGTCCAAGTACAGGCCGGGCAGCAGGCTTCTGCGTAG
- a CDS encoding DUF3846 domain-containing protein, producing the protein MNTTHTALIVPPRLGEPLRVVPVAGPESLKDLLGGDFESVARGDWHLYLNAEGTSANLPVNLRADQLMHDCGLDLAGAARGPAVIVGRDAKGKDTSIPEHLLRLAAELFGTPQAAA; encoded by the coding sequence ATGAACACTACACATACAGCCCTAATAGTCCCGCCCCGCCTGGGCGAACCCCTCCGCGTCGTACCCGTCGCCGGACCGGAAAGCCTGAAGGACTTGCTCGGAGGCGACTTCGAGTCCGTCGCCCGGGGCGACTGGCACCTTTATCTCAACGCCGAGGGGACATCGGCAAACCTGCCGGTGAACCTCCGCGCCGACCAACTCATGCACGACTGCGGCCTTGACCTTGCAGGGGCCGCCCGCGGCCCGGCCGTCATCGTCGGCCGCGACGCCAAAGGCAAGGACACCAGCATCCCGGAGCACCTGCTGCGCCTCGCCGCAGAACTCTTCGGGACGCCGCAGGCAGCAGCCTGA
- a CDS encoding glyceraldehyde-3-phosphate dehydrogenase, which translates to MLHTSDSCLDAWIGREALAEAMIPVIGRLYRENNVVISIHGRSLVNKSTMSILKAHRFARRISKDELPLEETAPLLNTLAQLELGAAAIDIARLNQKFKSDGGHRSLEEFLRAELAEVVGKRGADSRASTDVVLYGFGRIGRLVARLLIEKAGGGHGLRLRAIVVRRGSDNDLAKRASLLRRDSVHGSFEGTIRVDTDANTITANGVRIQVIYSDNPATIDYTAYGINNALVVDNTSRWRDAEGLGQHLLSKGVARVLLTAPGKGDLKNIVHGINHRDITDADRIVTAASCTTNAITPVLQALNDKYGVIHGHVETVHSFTNDQNLIDNFHKGDRRGRSAALNMVITETGAAKAVAKALPELQGKLTGSSIRVPTPDVSMAILNLNLERGTTKDEVNNYLREMALHSDLRQQIDYIDSPEVVSTDFVGSRHAGIVDGLATIANDKNLVLYVWYDNEFGYSCQVVRVMEEMAGVNRPSFPAADVVEEAMSVLAAVESASPTI; encoded by the coding sequence ATGCTACATACCTCAGATTCTTGTCTTGATGCGTGGATAGGCCGGGAGGCCCTCGCCGAGGCTATGATTCCGGTGATCGGCCGGCTGTACCGTGAAAACAACGTGGTGATCAGCATCCATGGCCGGTCCCTGGTCAATAAGTCCACAATGAGCATCCTGAAGGCGCACCGCTTCGCGCGCCGGATCAGCAAGGATGAATTGCCCCTTGAGGAGACGGCGCCACTGCTGAACACGCTGGCGCAGCTGGAGCTGGGTGCCGCTGCCATCGATATCGCCCGCTTGAACCAGAAGTTCAAGTCCGACGGTGGCCACCGGAGTTTGGAGGAATTCCTCCGCGCCGAACTGGCTGAGGTAGTGGGCAAGCGCGGCGCGGACAGCCGCGCCAGCACCGACGTCGTACTTTACGGCTTCGGCCGCATCGGCCGCTTGGTGGCCCGCCTGCTCATCGAAAAGGCGGGCGGCGGCCACGGCCTGCGTCTGCGCGCCATCGTGGTTCGGCGCGGCTCCGACAACGACCTGGCCAAGCGCGCCAGCCTGCTGCGCCGCGACTCCGTCCACGGCTCCTTCGAAGGAACCATCCGCGTGGACACTGACGCCAACACCATCACGGCCAACGGTGTTCGTATCCAGGTCATCTACTCGGACAACCCGGCCACCATCGACTACACCGCCTACGGCATCAACAATGCCCTCGTGGTGGACAACACCAGCCGCTGGCGCGACGCCGAGGGACTCGGCCAGCACCTTCTGAGCAAGGGTGTGGCCCGGGTCCTCCTGACCGCGCCGGGCAAGGGCGACTTGAAGAACATCGTGCACGGCATCAACCACCGTGACATCACGGACGCGGACCGGATCGTCACGGCCGCCTCCTGCACCACCAACGCCATCACCCCGGTCCTGCAGGCCCTGAACGACAAGTACGGCGTGATCCACGGCCACGTGGAGACCGTCCACTCGTTCACGAACGACCAGAACCTGATCGACAACTTCCACAAGGGCGACCGCCGCGGACGCTCCGCCGCCCTGAACATGGTGATCACCGAGACGGGCGCCGCCAAGGCCGTCGCCAAGGCGCTCCCGGAGCTGCAGGGCAAGCTCACCGGCAGCTCCATCCGGGTCCCTACCCCGGACGTGTCCATGGCCATCCTCAACCTGAACCTGGAACGCGGCACCACCAAGGATGAGGTCAACAACTACCTCCGTGAGATGGCGCTGCACTCGGACCTGCGCCAACAGATCGACTACATTGACTCCCCCGAGGTGGTCTCCACCGACTTCGTCGGTTCCCGCCACGCCGGCATCGTTGACGGCCTCGCCACCATCGCCAACGACAAGAACCTTGTGCTCTATGTCTGGTACGACAACGAGTTCGGCTACAGCTGCCAGGTGGTCCGCGTCATGGAAGAAATGGCCGGCGTGAACAGGCCATCATTCCCCGCAGCGGATGTCGTTGAGGAGGCCATGTCGGTGCTTGCCGCCGTGGAATCGGCCTCCCCCACGATTTGA
- a CDS encoding PRC and DUF2382 domain-containing protein has product MLTKENIDDLLQRKGNVLSADGDKIGSVGQVYADDADGQPTWVTVNTGLFGTTESFVPLQGARLEGDDVVVPYTKDQVKDAPRVETDGHLEPSEEDRLFGHYGLDANQHYTETGTRGDAGYANTGNAAYSDSRTGTADAAGTVGRDTSGPSPTTDDAMTRSEERLNVGTERQAAGRARLRKYVTTENVTKTVPVQREEVRIEREPITDAERDAALSGPDISEEEHEVTLHEERPVIEKETVPVERVRLDKDTVTDEVTVDEEVRKERIETDGVDDVRR; this is encoded by the coding sequence ATGCTCACCAAGGAAAACATCGATGACCTGCTGCAGCGCAAGGGAAACGTCCTTTCTGCAGACGGGGACAAGATCGGGTCTGTGGGCCAGGTCTACGCAGACGACGCCGATGGCCAGCCGACCTGGGTCACGGTCAATACCGGTCTGTTCGGCACGACCGAATCTTTTGTCCCGCTGCAAGGCGCCCGTCTTGAAGGCGACGACGTCGTGGTTCCCTACACCAAGGACCAGGTGAAAGACGCGCCCAGGGTGGAAACGGACGGCCACCTCGAACCCTCGGAAGAGGACCGGCTCTTCGGTCACTACGGTCTCGACGCAAACCAGCATTACACGGAAACAGGAACCCGCGGAGACGCGGGCTATGCCAATACAGGCAACGCCGCGTACAGCGACAGCCGGACCGGAACGGCCGACGCCGCCGGAACGGTTGGACGCGACACATCAGGTCCCAGTCCCACCACTGATGACGCGATGACCCGGTCCGAGGAGCGGCTCAACGTCGGCACGGAAAGGCAGGCCGCCGGACGGGCCAGGCTTCGCAAGTACGTCACCACGGAGAACGTCACCAAGACTGTCCCGGTGCAGCGCGAAGAGGTCCGGATCGAGCGAGAGCCCATCACAGACGCGGAGCGGGATGCGGCCTTGTCCGGCCCGGACATCAGCGAAGAGGAACACGAGGTGACCCTCCACGAGGAGCGTCCCGTGATCGAGAAGGAAACCGTTCCGGTCGAGCGGGTCCGCCTGGATAAGGACACGGTGACCGACGAAGTGACCGTCGATGAAGAAGTCCGGAAGGAACGCATCGAAACCGACGGCGTCGACGACGTGCGGCGCTAG